One Curtobacterium sp. BH-2-1-1 genomic region harbors:
- a CDS encoding NtaA/DmoA family FMN-dependent monooxygenase (This protein belongs to a clade of FMN-dependent monooxygenases, within a broader family of flavin-dependent oxidoreductases, the luciferase-like monooxygenase (LMM) family, some of whose members use coenzyme F420 rather than FMN.) has product MFHLGWFLGNGFGIQAWSDTNGDGPWTGTNVTDWMKPDIYIDLAKNLERGGFDYILIEDTAMVEDSYRGTADTSLRRGFMAPKNDPMPLVPLMTQATKHIGIVPTFSTIQYPPYLAARLGTTLDHLTEGRIGMNVVTSVTDRVAQNYGYEQHLDHDERYRMAIEWADVVKALQGSWEPGAVVADPVAGVYADHTKVHPIDHRGEFFRSRGPLNTIPGPQGVVPICSAGGSEMGRQLAALHDDTMIALSKTPESAKAYRDDMRARVAAAGRNPDDVKFLFIVTPTIAATDAEAQAASEAARLAMSSDKAIEYNLWNMSYTSGGRIDFGAIDPDTRVEDIDISKQNGEYTSIEKLFEGQQGRTLREVVASSHQVNDLGFVGSPDTVAAKMGEFMEHVGGDGFLVYMPTTRLNMAMVADGLSPALRRRGLIRDEYTGTTLRENLRAF; this is encoded by the coding sequence TCGGATGGTTCCTCGGCAACGGCTTCGGCATCCAGGCCTGGTCCGACACGAACGGCGACGGTCCCTGGACCGGCACGAACGTGACCGACTGGATGAAGCCCGACATCTACATCGACCTCGCGAAGAACCTCGAGCGCGGCGGCTTCGACTACATCCTCATCGAGGACACCGCGATGGTCGAGGACTCGTACCGCGGCACCGCCGACACCTCGCTGCGGCGCGGGTTCATGGCGCCGAAGAACGACCCCATGCCGCTCGTCCCGCTCATGACGCAGGCCACGAAGCACATCGGCATCGTCCCGACGTTCTCGACGATCCAGTACCCGCCGTACCTCGCCGCACGCCTCGGCACGACGCTCGACCACCTCACCGAGGGGCGCATCGGCATGAACGTCGTGACGAGCGTCACCGACCGCGTCGCCCAGAACTACGGCTACGAGCAGCACCTCGACCACGACGAGCGCTACCGGATGGCGATCGAGTGGGCCGACGTCGTCAAGGCCCTGCAGGGGTCCTGGGAACCGGGGGCCGTGGTCGCCGACCCGGTGGCGGGCGTCTACGCCGACCACACGAAGGTGCACCCGATCGACCACCGCGGCGAGTTCTTCCGCTCGCGCGGGCCGCTCAACACGATCCCGGGGCCGCAGGGCGTCGTCCCGATCTGCTCGGCCGGTGGATCGGAGATGGGCCGGCAGCTCGCCGCGCTCCACGACGACACGATGATCGCCCTGTCGAAGACGCCCGAGAGCGCGAAGGCGTACCGCGACGACATGCGCGCCCGGGTCGCCGCCGCCGGCCGGAACCCGGACGACGTGAAGTTCCTGTTCATCGTCACGCCGACCATCGCCGCCACCGACGCCGAGGCGCAGGCCGCATCGGAGGCCGCCCGGCTCGCGATGTCGTCGGACAAAGCGATCGAGTACAACCTCTGGAACATGTCGTACACGTCCGGTGGTCGCATCGACTTCGGGGCGATCGACCCGGACACCCGGGTCGAGGACATCGACATCTCGAAGCAGAACGGCGAGTACACCTCGATCGAGAAGCTCTTCGAGGGGCAGCAGGGCCGCACGCTGCGCGAGGTCGTCGCCTCCTCGCACCAGGTGAACGACCTCGGGTTCGTCGGCTCGCCGGACACCGTCGCGGCGAAGATGGGCGAGTTCATGGAGCACGTCGGCGGCGACGGCTTCCTCGTCTACATGCCGACGACCCGCCTCAACATGGCCATGGTGGCCGACGGCCTCTCCCCGGCCCTGCGCCGCCGGGGGCTCATCCGCGACGAGTACACCGGCACGACGCTCCGCGAGAACCTGCGGGCGTTCTGA